The following coding sequences are from one Panicum hallii strain FIL2 chromosome 5, PHallii_v3.1, whole genome shotgun sequence window:
- the LOC112892868 gene encoding uncharacterized protein LOC112892868 translates to MVRWVRVRSPPVLESKLLCLSLLYLLTTLPLALYVSFSDPGRRCPRLQLPFFASRASPAKTALFEYPLGYGEHKHALPVTRALCSSPVAFADYKTVLEEINGLCRNISASASRSPALRYQSGRRDTFAGNLSTEKRRSFFSHTDNQVEIPCGFFKEFPIPEADYKTVLEEINGLCRNISASASRSPALRYQSGRRDTFAGNLSTEKRRSFFSHTDNQVEIPCGFFKEFPIPEADYKTVLEEINGLCRNISASASRSPALRYQSGRRDTFAGNLSTEKRRSFFSHTDNQVEIPCGFFKEFPIPEAGEFVVQFYFSMQRTYCFGLFNVNIA, encoded by the exons ATGGTGCGGTGGGTGCGCGTGCGGAGCCCGCCGGTGCTGGAGTCCAAGCTGCTGTGCCTCTCGCTGCTCTACCTCCTCACCACGCTCCCGCTCGCGCTCTACGTCTCCTTCTCCGACCCCGGCCGCCGGTGCCCCCGCCTCCAGCTGCCCTTCTTCGCCTCCCGTGCCTCCCCTGCGAAGACGGCGCTCTTCGAGTACCCGCTCGGGTACGGCGAGCACAAGCACGCGCTGCCCGTCACGCGCGCGCTCTGCTCCAGCCCCGTCGCCTTCGCAG ACTACAAGACTGTCTTGGAAGAGATCAATGGCCTCTGCCGCAACATCTCGGCGTCCGCGTCCAGATCACCTGCCCTCCGGTACCAGAGCGGCAGGAGGGACACGTTTGCAGGGAACCTCTCGACCGAGAAGCGGAGATCGTTCTTCAGCCACACTGACAACCAAGTGGAGATTCCCTGTGGGTTCTTCAAGGAATTCCCCATCCCAGAAGCTG ACTACAAGACTGTCTTGGAAGAGATCAATGGCCTCTGCCGCAACATCTCGGCGTCCGCGTCCAGATCACCTGCCCTCCGGTACCAGAGCGGCAGGAGGGACACGTTTGCAGGGAACCTCTCGACCGAGAAGCGGAGATCGTTCTTCAGCCACACTGACAACCAAGTGGAGATTCCCTGTGGGTTCTTCAAGGAATTCCCCATCCCAGAAGCTG ACTACAAGACTGTCTTGGAAGAGATCAATGGCCTCTGCCGCAACATCTCGGCGTCCGCGTCCAGATCACCTGCCCTCCGGTACCAGAGCGGCAGGAGGGACACGTTTGCAGGGAACCTCTCGACCGAGAAGCGGAGATCGTTCTTCAGCCACACTGACAACCAAGTGGAGATTCCCTGTGGGTTCTTCAAGGAATTCCCCATCCCAGAAGCTGGTGAGTTTGTTGTTCAATTTTATTTTTCCATGCAAAGGACGTACTGTTTTGGATTGTTCAATGTCAATATAGCATGA
- the LOC112893545 gene encoding heme-binding protein 2, which produces MARRRSSLLLVAATALLAVAAAAAVPPTCERIECPAYEVVDSANGFEIRRYTDAMWVSTAPIEDISFVAATRAGFLQLFNYIQGKNAYNETIEMTAPVLTEVSPSDGPFCASSFVVSFYVPAENQADPPPAEGLRVRRWAGARYAAVRRFGGFVADADVGEQAARLDASLQGTRWAAAVNEGRGASYTVAQYNSPFEFSGRVNEIWMLFDGAKVGSDVN; this is translated from the exons ATGGCGCGCCGGAGAAGCAGCCTGCTCCTCGTCGCCGCCACggcgctgctcgccgtcgccgcggcggccgcggtgccGCCGACGTGCGAGCGCATCGAGTGCCCCGCGTACGAGGTGGTGGACAGCGCCAACGGGTTCGAGATCCGGCGGTACACGGACGCCATGTGGGTCTCCACCGCCCCCATCGAGGACATCTCCTTCGtcgccgccacgcgcgccggcTTCCTCCA GCTGTTCAACTACATCCAGGGCAAGAACGCCTACAACGAGACGATCGAGATGACGGCGCCGGTGCTGACGGAGGTGTCGCCGAGCGACGGGCCCTTCTGCGCCTCCTCCTTCGTGGTCAGCTTCTACGTGCCGGCCGAGAACCAGGCGgacccgccgccggccgagggCCTGCGCGTGCGCCGCTGGGCCGGGGCCAGGTACGCCGCCGTGCGCCGGTTCGGGGGCTTCGTGGCGGACGCGGACGTCGGCGAGCAGGCCGCGCGGCTCGACGCCAGCCTGCAGGGGACCAGGTGGGCCGCCGCCGTCAACGAGGGCCGCGGCGCGTCCTACACCGTGGCGCAGTACAACTCGCCGTTCGAGTTCAGCGGCAGGGTCAACGAGATCTGGATGCTCTTTGACGGCGCCAAGGTCGGCTCTGACGTCAACTAA
- the LOC112893546 gene encoding uncharacterized protein LOC112893546 has translation MGSQAVEAHRAGAEVYRGAALCAEKSAELLAEVHLPLGLLPLADMEEVGYNRSTGFVWLRQRKALTHTFRQIGRQVSYAAEVTAFVEDRRMKRMTGVKTKELLIWVTLSDMFVEKDDTSKITFKTPTGLGRTFPVAAFAKEGDNGKTKPKEAPAAANGKEPAAAVSGE, from the coding sequence ATGGGGTCGCAGGCCGTGGAGGCGCACCGCGCGGGCGCGGAGGTGTACCGCGGCGCGGCGCTGTGCGCGGAGAAGTCGGCGGAGCTGCTGGCGGAGGTGCACCTCCCGCTGGGCCTGCTCCCGCTCGCCGACATGGAGGAGGTCGGTTACAACCGGTCCACGGGCTTCGTCTGGCTCCGCCAGAGGAAGGCCCTTACCCACACCTTCCGGCAGATCGGGCGCCAGGTCTCGTACGCCGCCGAGGTCACCGCCTTCGTCGAGGACCGCAGGATGAAGCGCATGACGGGAGTCAAGACCAAGGAGCTCCTCATCTGGGTCACCCTCTCCGACATGTTCGTCGAGAAGGACGACACGTCCAAGATCACCTTCAAGACGCCCACCGGGCTCGGCAGGACCTTCcccgtcgccgccttcgccaAGGAGGGAGACAACGGCAAGACCAAGCCCAAGgaggcgcccgccgccgccaacggcaaggagcccgccgccgccgtcagcggTGAGTGA
- the LOC112893541 gene encoding potassium channel KAT2-like gives MEDVSNIFHNDLLPSLGARANQSIKLRKFIISPYDPRYRIWETLLLVLVVYSAWICPFELAFLRYLSWELFLVENIVDSIFAIDIILTFFIAYLDQKSYLLVDNPKRIAARYISSWFIFDVCSTIPYQPFGLLFKKHANGLAYRMLGMLRLWRLRRLSALFARIEKDIRLNYYWIRCIKLISVTLFAVHCAGCFNYLIADRYPNPVRTWIGAAIPNYRSESLWVRYVTSIYWAITTLTTTGYGDLHAENPREMLFSTCYMLFNLGLTAYIIGNMTNLVVQGSCRTRNFRDTIHAASQFAARNQLPKHIRDEMLAHICLRYKTEGLKQKETLDSLPKGIRSSIAYHLFFPIIEKVYLFRGVSFTCMLQLVTAMETEYFPPRELVILQNEAPTDVYILVSGAVEERIEMDEGEKVQGVLSTGEIFGEIGALCNVPQPFTVCTTKVSQLLRVSTTVLKTVIGDNKEDEQIVLSNIFQKIGRDPIFSAVFMAKSMHNQHFRKYNSCSTFNQVSQENESEGKGRLTSCCGDEHCKKLEETDRHEPLHKTANHSDCNRINYLNAKSGGIEKHIPTKTMCTESMDKGKADVHQPKLTDSSITGSEKARVITQNTKEHTKIRQSRIPDKILAFSVPEDLQEITDKYTEGGTCSYKDGGSVVTENKRVTIHGYSQKNTNLKVPCAKVINLPGSMDELFTVASQKFMGFCPIKLFNQEFAEIDDITVIRDGDHLFLMES, from the exons ATGGAAGATGTTAGCAATATATTCCACAATGATCTACTCCCATCTCTAGGAGCAAGAGCAAACCAATCTATCAAGTTGAGGAAATTCATCATTTCTCCTTATGATCCGCGTTACAG AATCTGGGAGACGTTGTTGCTTGTTCTTGTTGTTTACTCAGCATGGATCTGCCCATTTGAACTAGCATTTCTGAGATATCTCTCGTGGGAACTTTTTCTTGTTGAGAACATTGTCGATAGCATCTTCGCAATAGATATCATTCTCACTTTTTTTATAGCATATCTGGATCAGAAATCGTATCTTCTAGTGGATAATCCAAAAAGGATTGCAGCTAG ATATATCTCCTCGTGGTTCATATTTGACGTTTGTTCAACAATTCCATATCAACCATTTGGGCTACTATTTAAAAAACATGCAAATGGCCTTGCCTATAGGATGCTTGGCATGCTTCGGTTATGGCGCCTCCGACGCCTCAGTGCTTTATTTGCCAG GATTGAAAAGGATATCAGATTGAACTACTACTGGATAAGATGCATCAAACTAATTTCT GTTACTCTTTTTGCAGTACATTGTGCAGGATGCTTCAATTACTTAATAGCTGATAGATATCCTAATCCAGTGAGAACCTGGATAGGAGCAGCAATACCAAACTACAGATCAGAGAGCCTATGGGTTAGATACGTTACATCAATTTATTGGGCCATTACAACACTCACAACAACTGGTTATGGGGACTTGCATGCAGAGAATCCAAGAGAGATGCTATTTAGTACATGCTACATGCTCTTTAATCTGGGACTGACAGCATACATCATAGGTAACATGACAAACCTGGTTGTCCAGGGAAGTTGCCGTACCAGAAATTTT AGAGACACAATCCATGCTGCTTCCCAGTTTGCTGCAAGAAATCAGTTACCTAAACACATAAGGGATGAAATGCTAGCTCATATCTGCCTAAGGTATAAGACAGAGGGTCTGAAACAGAAGGAAACTTTGGACAGTCTCCCAAAAGGAATCCGATCAAGCATAGCATACCATTTATTCTTCCCCATCATCGAAAAAGTCTATCTTTTCCGTGGTGTTTCTTTTACTTGCATGCTCCAACTG GTGACTGCAATGGAAACAGAGTACTTTCCACCCAGAGAACTTGTCATATTACAAAATGAAGCGCCGACAGATGTTTACATATTAGTTTCAGGAGCGGTG GAAGAGCGGATTGAGATGGATGAGGGTGAAAAG GTTCAGGGAGTACTGTCCACTGGTGAAATATTTGGTGAAATCGGGGCTCTCTGCAATGTCCCCCAGCCATTTACAGTCTGTACAACCAAAGTTTCACAACTCCTGAGGGTGAGCACAACAGTGCTAAAAACTGTTATTGGGGATAACAAAGAAGATGAACAAATTGTACTGAGCAATATATTCCAG AAAATAGGCAGAGATCCAATATTCTCCGCTGTGTTCATGGCCAAATCAATGCATAATCAACACTTCAGAAAGTATAATAGTTGTTCCACCTTCAACCAAGTCAGTCAAGAAAATGAATCAGAAGGAAAAGGAAGATTAACATCGTGTTGCGGAGATGAGCACTGTAAAAAACTTGAAGAAACAGATAGACATGAACCACTTCATAAGACTGCAAATCACAGTGACTGCAACAGAATCAATTATTTGAATGCTAAAAGTGGAGGCATAGAGAAACATATTCCTACAAAAACGATGTGTACAGAGTCTATGGACAAAGGAAAGGCGGACGTTCATCAACCGAAGTTGACTGATAGTAGCATCACTGGATCTGAAAAGGCTCGTGTCATTACCCAAAACACAAAGGAACACACAAAAATCAGGCAGTCAAGGATCCCTGATAAGATACTTGCATTCTCGGTGCCTGAGGACCTTCAGGAGATAACTGATAAGTACACAGAAGGTGGCACATGTTCATATAAGGATGGTGGTTCTGTGGTTACAGAAAATAAAAGAGTGACGATTCATGGGTATTCACAGAAGAACACAAATTTGAAGGTCCCATGTGCAAAAGTTATAAATCTACCAGGATCTATGGATGAATTATTCACTGTAGCGA GTCAGAAGTTTATGGGTTTTTGTCCTATCAAACTATTCAATCAAGAATTTGCAGAAATTGATGATATCACAGTTATTCGAGATGGTGACCATTTGTTTCTTATGGAGTCTTGA
- the LOC112893544 gene encoding phospho-N-acetylmuramoyl-pentapeptide-transferase homolog isoform X2, translating to MASPARPPPHRPRLRLRRPLRAPPPPPRLPLPSFYSGRPSAVQVSQIRSITSRTARRRNPVQITMAFDDDPGDFSLVLDDGEEGFGIAPYSSESEWSDEDIVLTAFGDVELPVAGKSRAEGALTVVAHRFATIDKGHKKSRTQQGLMNNVGLVAFLAMLLFFVDWCSWKIVRLPLDSFYLTRPFLISAVLSALAGFLFAPVADSLKIQHFRRRGKSVSPSSRKPTPAMGGLFFVPIGIFVARREVGSNSNGVNGAAMITLIFAMLGLLDDISSLATDCNRKIPQWIRFLVQIVAGIYFSIWLGSADISTPYSMKFLVPLPPPLGLAFMGKVYLVLAATCSLSMGTAVTLVDGLDGLAGGIAALALIGLSVAALPICSELSVFGASMSVAAIAACSGMFLPMLIACSLFFIELLFAILQVPFRMATNSFRGTNIHPLRIRPSHYYLRLWGIKEPYIVAGAYMISCFLTLLAGYLGLVSA from the exons ATGGCTTCTCCCGCGCGCCCGCCACCCCACCGCCCCCGCCTCCGCTTGCGGCGGCctctccgcgcgccgccgccgccgccgcggctgccTCTTCCCTCTTTCTACTCCGGCCGCCCCTCGGCAGTCCAG GTGTCCCAAATCAGAAGCATAACCTCAAGAACTGCACGGAGGCGTAATCCGGTTCAAATCACCATGGCATTCGATGAT GATCCCGGGGACTTCTCGTTGGTGCTTGATGATGGAGAGGAGGGTTTTGGCATTGCTCCATATTCAAGTGAGAGTGAATGGAGTGATGAGGACATTGTGTTGACCGCATTCGGGGATGTTGAGTTACCGGTGGCTGGCAAGAGCCGTGCTGAGGGTGCTTTGACTGTTGTTGCCCATAGGTTCGCCACCATTGACAAAGGGCATAAGAAGAGCAG AACTCAACAAGGGCTGATGAATAATGTTGGACTGGTTGCTTTCTTAGCGATGTTACTTTTCTTTGTCGACTGGTGTTCTTGGAAGATTGTTAGACTACCGCTGGACTCTTTTTACTTGACACGCCCTTTTTTAATATCAGCAGTTTTATCAGCACTTGCTGGATTTCTGTTTGCACCAGTCGCTGATAGCTTGAAGATCCAACATTTCCGGAGGAGAGGGAAGTCCGTTTCTCCCTCAAGTAGAAAGCCAACCCCAGCAATGGGAGGATTGTTCTTTGTTCCTATTGGTATTTTTGTTGCAAGAAGAGAGGTTGGTTCCAACTCAAATGGAGTTAATGGAGCAGCTATGATTACCCTCATATTTGCGATGCTTGGGTTGCTTGATGATATTTCAAGTCTTGCCACAGATTGCAATCGTAAAATACCACAATGGATAAGGTTCTTGGTTCAG ATTGTTGCTGGGATTTATTTCTCTATCTGGTTGGGTTCTGCAGATATTTCGACACCATATAGCAT GAAATTTTTGGTTCCTCTGCCTCCACCTCTTGGCCTTGCATTCATGGGAAAAGTTTATTTGGTTCTGGCTGCTACATGTTCTCTTTCCATGGGAACAGCAGTAACACTGGTTGATGGTCTTGATGGCTTGGCTGGTGGTATTGCTGCTTTAGCACTCATAGGACTGTCTGTTGCTGCTCTCCCAATCTGCTCTG AGCTCAGTGTTTTTGGAGCATCAATGTCAG TTGCCGCAATTGCAGCATGCAGTGGAATGTTTCTTCCAATGTTAATTGCATGCAGTCTCTTCTTTATTGAGCTATTGTTTGCAATATTGCAG GTTCCTTTTCGTATGGCTACAAATTCTTTCCGTGGAACAAACATACATCCACTGCGAATTCGCCCCTCGCATTACTACCTCAGACTGTGGGGCATAAAGGAACCTTACATTGTGGCGGGTGCATACATGATATCATGCTTCTTAACTCTGTTGGCAGGATACCTTGGCCTTGTTTCAGCGTAG
- the LOC112893544 gene encoding phospho-N-acetylmuramoyl-pentapeptide-transferase homolog isoform X1, whose protein sequence is MASPARPPPHRPRLRLRRPLRAPPPPPRLPLPSFYSGRPSAVQVSQIRSITSRTARRRNPVQITMAFDDDPGDFSLVLDDGEEGFGIAPYSSESEWSDEDIVLTAFGDVELPVAGKSRAEGALTVVAHRFATIDKGHKKSRTQQGLMNNVGLVAFLAMLLFFVDWCSWKIVRLPLDSFYLTRPFLISAVLSALAGFLFAPVADSLKIQHFRRRGKSVSPSSRKPTPAMGGLFFVPIGIFVARREVGSNSNGVNGAAMITLIFAMLGLLDDISSLATDCNRKIPQWIRFLVQIVAGIYFSIWLGSADISTPYSMKFLVPLPPPLGLAFMGKVYLVLAATCSLSMGTAVTLVDGLDGLAGGIAALALIGLSVAALPICSELSVFGASMSGACTGFLFHNRYRASIVMSRVGSFALGGAVAAIAACSGMFLPMLIACSLFFIELLFAILQVPFRMATNSFRGTNIHPLRIRPSHYYLRLWGIKEPYIVAGAYMISCFLTLLAGYLGLVSA, encoded by the exons ATGGCTTCTCCCGCGCGCCCGCCACCCCACCGCCCCCGCCTCCGCTTGCGGCGGCctctccgcgcgccgccgccgccgccgcggctgccTCTTCCCTCTTTCTACTCCGGCCGCCCCTCGGCAGTCCAG GTGTCCCAAATCAGAAGCATAACCTCAAGAACTGCACGGAGGCGTAATCCGGTTCAAATCACCATGGCATTCGATGAT GATCCCGGGGACTTCTCGTTGGTGCTTGATGATGGAGAGGAGGGTTTTGGCATTGCTCCATATTCAAGTGAGAGTGAATGGAGTGATGAGGACATTGTGTTGACCGCATTCGGGGATGTTGAGTTACCGGTGGCTGGCAAGAGCCGTGCTGAGGGTGCTTTGACTGTTGTTGCCCATAGGTTCGCCACCATTGACAAAGGGCATAAGAAGAGCAG AACTCAACAAGGGCTGATGAATAATGTTGGACTGGTTGCTTTCTTAGCGATGTTACTTTTCTTTGTCGACTGGTGTTCTTGGAAGATTGTTAGACTACCGCTGGACTCTTTTTACTTGACACGCCCTTTTTTAATATCAGCAGTTTTATCAGCACTTGCTGGATTTCTGTTTGCACCAGTCGCTGATAGCTTGAAGATCCAACATTTCCGGAGGAGAGGGAAGTCCGTTTCTCCCTCAAGTAGAAAGCCAACCCCAGCAATGGGAGGATTGTTCTTTGTTCCTATTGGTATTTTTGTTGCAAGAAGAGAGGTTGGTTCCAACTCAAATGGAGTTAATGGAGCAGCTATGATTACCCTCATATTTGCGATGCTTGGGTTGCTTGATGATATTTCAAGTCTTGCCACAGATTGCAATCGTAAAATACCACAATGGATAAGGTTCTTGGTTCAG ATTGTTGCTGGGATTTATTTCTCTATCTGGTTGGGTTCTGCAGATATTTCGACACCATATAGCAT GAAATTTTTGGTTCCTCTGCCTCCACCTCTTGGCCTTGCATTCATGGGAAAAGTTTATTTGGTTCTGGCTGCTACATGTTCTCTTTCCATGGGAACAGCAGTAACACTGGTTGATGGTCTTGATGGCTTGGCTGGTGGTATTGCTGCTTTAGCACTCATAGGACTGTCTGTTGCTGCTCTCCCAATCTGCTCTG AGCTCAGTGTTTTTGGAGCATCAATGTCAGGTGCGTGCACTGGCTTTCTTTTTCACAACAGATATAGAGCCTCAATAGTTATGAGCCGGGTTGGTTCTTTTGCACTCGGAGGAGCAGTTGCCGCAATTGCAGCATGCAGTGGAATGTTTCTTCCAATGTTAATTGCATGCAGTCTCTTCTTTATTGAGCTATTGTTTGCAATATTGCAG GTTCCTTTTCGTATGGCTACAAATTCTTTCCGTGGAACAAACATACATCCACTGCGAATTCGCCCCTCGCATTACTACCTCAGACTGTGGGGCATAAAGGAACCTTACATTGTGGCGGGTGCATACATGATATCATGCTTCTTAACTCTGTTGGCAGGATACCTTGGCCTTGTTTCAGCGTAG
- the LOC112893543 gene encoding cytochrome P450 710A1-like, with product MAAESLSGFLDIRAAAPFLVAAVAFYFLVEQLSYHRKKGPLPGPPLVVPFLGSVAHMIRDPTGYWDGQAARAKKSGAGLAADFLVGRFIVFIRDSELSQRVFANVRPDAFHLIGHPFGKKLFGEHNLIYMFGEDHKDLRRRIAPNFTPRALSTYAALQQRVILAHLRRWLDRSAAEGGRAFPIRVPCRDMNLETSQTVFVGPYLTGEARRRFERDYNLFNVGLMALPVDLPGFAFRRARQGVARLVRTLGECARESKARMRAGGEPECLVDYWMQDTLREIEEAAAAGRPPPAHTDDEEIGGFMFDFLFAAQDASTSSLCWAVSALDSHPDVLALVRAEVAAVWSPESGEPITAEKIQAMRYTQAVAREVVRHRPPATLVPHIAGEAFRLTEWYTVPKGAIVFPSVYESSFQGFPEAEKFDPERFFSESRREDVAFKRNFLAFGAGPHQCVGQRYALNHLVLFMALFVSVVDFRRERSPGCDDPVYMPTIVPKDGCAVRLTQRRAKFPSF from the coding sequence ATGGCGGCGGAGTCGCTGTCCGGTTTCTTGGACATCCgcgcggcggcgccgttcctggtggcggcggtggcgttcTACTTCCTGGTGGAGCAGCTGTCCTACCACCGCAAGAAGGGTCCCCTGCCGGGCCCGCCGCTCGTCGTGCCGTTCCTCGGGAGCGTCGCGCACATGATCCGCGACCCGACGGGGTACTGGGACGGGCAGGCGGCGCGCGCCAAGAAGTCCGGCGCGGGGCTCGCGGCGGACTTCCTAGTCGGGCGGTTCATCGTGTTCATCCGCGACTCCGAGCTGTCGCAGCGCGTGTTCGCCAACGTCCGGCCCGACGCGTTCCACCTCATCGGCCACCCCTTCGGCAAGAAGCTCTTCGGGGAGCACAACCTCATCTACATGTTCGGCGAGGACCACAAGGACCTGCGCCGCCGGATCGCGCCCAACTTCACGCCGCGCGCGCTCTCCACCTACGCGGCCCTCCAGCAGCGCGTCATCCTGGCGCACCTCCGGCGGTGGCTGGACCGGAGCGCCGCCGAGGGCGGGCGGGCCTTCCCGATACGGGTGCCCTGCCGCGACATGAACCTGGAGACCTCGCAGACGGTGTTCGTGGGGCCGTACCTCACcggggaggcgcggcggcggttcgAGCGGGACTACAACCTCTTCAACGTCGGGCTCATGGCCCTGCCCGTGGACCTGCCCGGGTTCGCGTtccggcgcgcgcggcagggcGTGGCTCGGCTGGTGCGCACGCTGGGCGAGTGCGCGCGGGAGAGCAAGGCGCGCatgcgcgccggcggcgagcccgaGTGCCTGGTGGACTACTGGATGCAGGACACGCTGCGGGAGAtcgaggaggccgcggcggcggggcgcccgccgccggcgcacACCGACGACGAGGAGATCGGCGGGTTCATGTTCGACTTTCTCTTCGCGGCGCAGGACGCGTCGACGTCGTCCCTCTGCTGGGCGGTCTCCGCGCTGGACTCCCACCCGGACGTGCTCGCCCTCGTGCGCGCCGAGGTGGCCGCGGTGTGGTCGCCTGAGTCGGGCGAGCCCATCACCGCGGAGAAGATCCAGGCGATGCGGTATACCCAAGCGGTGGCGCGCGAGGTGGTCCGTCACCGGCCGCCGGCGACGCTGGTGCCGCACATCGCGGGCGAGGCGTTCCGGCTGACGGAGTGGTACACGGTGCCCAAGGGCGCCATCGTGTTCCCGTCGGTGTACGAGTCGTCGTTCCAGGGGTTCCCGGAGGCGGAGAAGTTCGACCCGGAGCGCTTCTTCTCCGAGTCCCGGCGGGAGGACGTGGCGTTCAAGCGCAACTTCCTGGCGTTCGGCGCCGGGCCGCACCAGTGCGTGGGGCAGCGGTACGCGCTGAACCACCTGGTGCTGTTCATGGCTCTGTTCGTGTCGGTGGTGGACTTCCGGCGGGAGAGGTCGCCGGGGTGCGACGACCCGGTGTACATGCCGACCATCGTGCCCAAGGACGGCTGCGCCGTGCGGCTCACGCAGCGCCGCGCCAAGTTCCCGTCTTTCTGA